A region of Dioscorea cayenensis subsp. rotundata cultivar TDr96_F1 chromosome 5, TDr96_F1_v2_PseudoChromosome.rev07_lg8_w22 25.fasta, whole genome shotgun sequence DNA encodes the following proteins:
- the LOC120261749 gene encoding uncharacterized protein LOC120261749 has translation MKMDRSQTSEGAVVAIELVAGSSKAEEWSGGVPQTGDVVEEIRIGAGQATRAPFKGGRAGVQKLLHSAFRRGDTSIRVKARRAAGDSAELHACIVPRDPPAGGRRQYVLRSIHDPNYAVGFVDRSVSECIALQRSMSSRVVCALSNAQLQDGYVAYPWDKKMRESLEIPNSSGFLSVLILPKASDSSGLHYNSLEDTLARANAWLNSSQASGVPILFINIQTEALLTKISGETASCTVNAGSLSDLSNLGNVSLYGFEDYHGVDIGVVRAVRLWYTPLGGEVAIEIKLQETDTKLGFAISRTEEGFIYISSVIDDEDDKEVASTRSGLKDLYKAAMRASKLLVISRVSNEKVLPWMVSSSGAIRCFDTVSLSQKLSLHRHALRPILLHVFLWEKTPLTMPPPSPPPPLTKTPAAEQAPRNVLVYDNDDRSGAILHRDTAGDVSFRFHDFSLPNNWV, from the exons ATGAAGATGGATCGATCGCAGACGTCGGAGGGAGCAGTGGTGGCGATTGAGCTGGTGGCGGGGAGCTCGAAGGCGGAGGAGTGGAGTGGCGGCGTGCCGCAAACAGGGGACGTAGTAGAGGAGATCCGGATCGGCGCCGGCCAGGCAACGCGTGCTCCATTCAAGGGCGGCCGTGCGGGCGTTCAAAAGCTCCTCCATTCTGCGTTCCGGCGCGGCGACACCTCGATCAGAGTCAAAGCCCGGCGCGCTGCCGGAGACTCCGCTGAGCTCCATGCTTGCATCGTCCCCCGCGATCCGCCGGCCGGCGGGCGCCGCCAGTACGTCTTGAGATCCATCCACGATCCCAACTACGCCGTCGGCTTCGTTGATCGATCCGTGAGCGAGTGCATCGCCCTGCAGA GATCAATGAGCTCAAGGGTGGTGTGCGCGTTGAGCAACGCACAGCTTCAGGATGGGTATGTGGCGTACCCTTGGGACAAGAAGATGAGGGAGTCACTGGAGATACCAAACTCTAGTGGTTTTCTTTCAGTGCTTATTCTACCAAAAGCCTCAGACTCTTCTGGTCTCCACTATAACTCCCTTGAGGACACTCTTGCCAGAGCCAATGCTTGGCTTAATTCTTCTCAGGCCTCTGGTGTACCCATCCTCTTCATTAACATCCAGACTGAAGCCCTTCTCaccaag ATCTCTGGAGAGACGGCTTCATGTACAGTGAACGCAGGATCACTATCAGATCTCTCAAACCTTGGCAACGTTAGCCTCTATGGATTTGAAGACTATCATGGAGTAGACATTGGTGTGGTGAGAGCTGTGAGGCTTTGGTACACTCCTCTTGGAGGAGAAGTGGCCATTGAGATCAAACTTCAGGAAACTGACACCAAGCTTGGTTTTGCCATCAGCCGCACTGAAGAG ggttttatttatatatcttcaGTTATAGACGATGAAGATGACAAAGAAGTAGCTTCCACTCGGTCTGGCCTTAAAGATCTGTACAAAGCCGCAATGAGAGCATCAAAGCTGCTAGTAATCTCTAGGGTATCAAATGAAAAGGTACTCCCATGGATGGTGTCCTCCTCTGGTGCTATCCGGTGTTTCGACACAGTCTCTCTCAGTCAGAAGCTCTCTCTTCACCGCCATGCTCTTCGCCCTATCCTCCTCCATGTCTTCCTTTGGGAAAAAACACCTCTGACAAtgccaccaccatcaccaccacctcctctGACAAAAACTCCGGCGGCTGAGCAAGCACCAAGGAATGTACTGGTGTATGATAATGATGATAGATCAGGTGCAATATTGCACAGAGATACTGCAGGGGATGTATCTTTCAGGTTCCATGATTTCTCTCTGCCAAACAATTGGGTATGA
- the LOC120261748 gene encoding cytochrome P450 93A3-like, producing the protein MIEENFKVNPKSFAIFTSITILSIIILRWLISKPARTGAGLRLPPSPIGLPIIGHLHLLAPIPHQALHKLSLRYGPLIFLRLGSVPCVVASSPETAKEFLKTHELFFADRPQSKAVSYLTYGSADFSYAPFGAYWKFMKKLSMSQLLGGQTLEQLNFIRKEEVVRFLRILQMKAKEKMKVDLSGDLIRMSNNVICRMTMSRRCSENEGEAEEVRKLVEETAEIIGKFNLADYISFCKNFDLQGFDKRLEDVRRRFDHMMEGILEEKKAAVTAGGGGTAVKDILDILLDIHKDENAEMKLSLENIKAYILDIFAAGTDTSALTIEWALSELINNPSVLEKLREEIDTVVGKNRLISEADISSMPYLQAIVKETLRLHPTGPMTVRECTKDCEINGYNIQAKTRLFVNIWAIGRDPDYWKEPLKFMPERFMEEGCNGIDVRGQHFHMLPFGSGRRVCPGASLALLVVHAGLGALVQCFDWEVDGMVDMTEGPGLTLPRAKPLVCTPVLRLNLLPLLA; encoded by the exons ATGATAGAAGAAAACTTCAAAGTGAATCCCAAGTCATTTGCCATCTTCACCTCCATAACCATTTTGTCCATCATCATCCTACGGTGGCTCATCTCTAAGCCTGCCAGGACCGGTGCCGGTCTCCGGCTCCCACCGAGTCCAATAGGTCTCCCAATAATTGGTCACCTTCATCTTCTTGCACCTATTCCTCACCAAGCACTCCACAAACTATCATTGCGTTACGGTCCTTTGATCTTTCTCCGATTAGGTTCTGTCCCTTGTGTTGTTGCCTCATCGCCGGAGACCGCAAAAGAGTTCCTTAAAACTCATGAGCTCTTTTTTGCCGACCGTCCTCAATCAAAAGCAGTCAGTTATCTCACGTATGGTTCTGCAGACTTCTCTTACGCTCCTTTTGGAGCTTATTGGAAGTTCATGAAGAAACTTAGTATGTCCCAATTATTAGGAGGTCAGACTTTAGAACAACTTAATTTTATCAGGAAGGAGGAAGTAGTAAGATTTTTGcgaatattgcaaatgaaagcCAAAGAGAAAATGAAGGTGGATCTTAGTGGAGATCTCATAAGAATGAGTAACAACGTTATATGCAGGATGACGATGAGCCGAAGGTGCTCGGAGAACGAAGGGGAAGCGGAGGAAGTGAGGAAGTTGGTGGAGGAGACGGCGGAGATCATCGGAAAATTCAACTTGGCTGATTATATTAGTTTTTGCAAGAACTTTGATTTGCAAGGGTTTGATAAAAGGTTGGAGGATGTTCGCCGGAGATTCGATCATATGATGGAAGGGATATTGGAAGAGAAGAAGGCGGCGGTGACGGCAGGGGGTGGTGGAACTGCCGTGAAGGATATTTTGGACATTTTACTTGATATACATAAAGATGAGAATGCTGAGATGAAACTGTCTTTGGAGAACATCAAAGCTTACATTCTG GACATCTTCGCGGCGGGCACGGACACGTCGGCGTTAACAATAGAATGGGCATTATCGGAGCTCATCAACAACCCAAGTGTGTTAGAAAAACTCCGAGAAGAGATAGACACAGTGGTAGGCAAGAACCGGCTCATCAGCGAAGCAGACATATCAAGCATGCCATACTTACAAGCCATAGTAAAAGAAACACTACGTCTACACCCAACCGGGCCAATGACAGTGAGAGAATGCACAAAAGATTGCGAGATCAATGGGTACAACATACAAGCCAAAACAAGACTGTTTGTGAACATTTGGGCTATAGGGAGGGACCCAGATTATTGGAAAGAGCCACTAAAGTTCATGCCAGAAAGGTTCATGGAGGAAGGGTGCAATGGGATTGATGTGAGAGGGCAGCATTTTCACATGCTTCCCTTTGGGAGTGGGAGAAGAGTTTGTCCGGGAGCGTCACTGGCGTTGCTTGTGGTGCATGCCGGGCTTGGTGCGCTGGTGCAGTGCTTTGATTGGGAGGTTGATGGAATGGTTGATATGACTGAAGGTCCTGGCTTGACTCTGCCACGTGCTAAACCTCTTGTTTGCACTCCGGTTCTGCGTCTCAACCTTTTGCCTTTACTTGCTTGA